Proteins encoded by one window of Lycium barbarum isolate Lr01 chromosome 11, ASM1917538v2, whole genome shotgun sequence:
- the LOC132619536 gene encoding uncharacterized protein LOC132619536, protein MYEYHETHGHRTEDCQQLKEEVARLLKNDQLREFLSERAKNHYKERKNQKRAELVEPQHSIRTIKLTNNEVEYEAMIASSELARSLGDEIIKAKCESLLVVNQVNGVFEVKDERMQGYLEKTQVILHRFKEWTMQHVPREQNNEADALANLGSSIEGEEINPGAIVQLMNSAVENGHAEINTMGLT, encoded by the exons ATGTATGAGTATCATGAGActcatgggcacagaactgaagACTGTCAACAGTTAAAGGAAGAAGTGGCTCGTTTATTGAAGAATGACCAGCTTCGAGAAtttctgagtgaacgagccaaaaaccACTACAAAGAAAGGAAGAATCAAAAGCGTGCTGAGCTGGTGGAGCCTCAACAT TCGATTAGAACTAtcaaattgactaacaatgaagttgagtatgaggctatgattgcaagtTCGGAGTTAGCTCGGAGTCTGGGGGACGAAATAATCAAAGCAAAATGCGAatctctcttggtcgttaaccaagtGAATGGCGTCTTTGAGGTTAAGGATGAACGAATGCAAGGATATTTGGAGAAGACTCAGGTGATACTGCACcggtttaaagagtggaccatgcagcatgtacccagggagcagaatAACGAAGCCGATGCACtggccaatttgggctcttcaatcgaaggggaggaaatcaaccccggtgcCATAGTGCAGTTGATGAATTCGGCGGTTGAAAACGGGCATGCTGAGATAAACACGATGGGTCTAACTTAG